The DNA sequence TGCTACAGTATATGCAATTGAAAACTCTCACAGATGGCCTGCAATATCACTGTAAACTGGCAAACATCTCCCACAAACAGTAATTATTGTATACAATTTTCATAACTAGTCTTGACTAGTGCTTCActatgttctgttctctctttcccGCCCTCTCAGATTATCGGAATGATCTTCAGTATGGTGCTGTGCTGTGCGATACGGAACAACCGAGAAGTCATTTAGAGGTCCTACCCCCAACCTCCCAACCCCCAGTACCCTTACGCCTTCCCTCTGTCCCAGGTCCCCCTGCCACAGCCAAGCAAATCTCCATGGCGCCATCCTGAGGGTGGTACAGGCTGAAGAACGGGGGGATTCCCCCTTCCCACATAAGCGTGCCGACATTACCACAGTCTGGCCCAGTGATGTCACCGATGAGTGCCATTACCAGGATCCCCTCATGTGGGCCAGGACGGTTTTCCTCGGACCTCTTCCCCTCCCCTCTCACCTGTAACCCGTTAACTTATTGACTGAGCAAGTCCTGCCGGAGCCACTTGCTGCTGCACTGTGATGTCCACAGCCTTAATGGCCACCAGAGACCATTTGTCATGGTTCCACAAAGACCAATGCCTGATTGATAGTGATATGACTACTTTGATGCCATGTAAGGGCGATACTGACCCCTTCacatcagcagtcatccacttaATACCATTAACTTGGCTTAAATACACACCTTCGCTAGTTTAATTTAATCACATTCCTTGATCACTTTCCCAAGGAAGGTCACCAACATGTAAAGACGTTTGTCCTCTCCTCAGAATATTGTCAAGCAGACATATTAAAATTAGTTACGACATCCCTTCAATGTTGTGCAAGGGTTAGGGAGACTCATATCTGGTACGCTGTCCGAAGGAATTACTTGGGGAGGCGGGTGGCACCCAGTCAAAGGGGCTGCCCTTTAGTAACTGTCCACACAGGTCAGGTGATGCCAGGCAGTGTTGGCAGCTGGAATAAAATATGACATGCAGAACCGAGAGTGGCCCATGCAGCTCCCTTACGTGCAAGTCCTGAAATAAAATTGATGGCACGGTGACATGTACATTTTGTGTGAATTTAACTTTGTCCATTTTTTAAAGGAATGCACTATTAAGGGTGTAATGAACTGCTGACTTATAGCTGTAGAGAGTGTTTCCATGTTAAGAAAGACAGCTGTTCTAAATATGGCGACTGTTAGAGTGCCTTTGTATTTGTAAAGCAGAAAAATACCCcttcatttatatagatttttttttaattattacttGTGGGTAGGAAAATAGACAATTTTTGGTAGAAATTGAAGGAGAGGATTTGAcactttttttacatttacatcacatttacatttatttagcagatgcttttgtcaaaagtgatgaacaagtgaggcaaataatagatcactattttattttactAGCACTGTTGTCATGATTCCTAATTCTTCGCTAAGTCCCTTGTAAAATCTGAGGTCTATCTTGAAGGAATTCAAGCTAAGCCACATTCTGAGGCACAGTGTGTCATATTCAGCAAACATACAACATTCTCACAAACATTTTGCCTACTTTCTCAGTTGTACCCTTTCCACCACCTGGTTTTTATTTGtctcctttaaaaaaaatagaatgatTAGGAATTATAGAAATAGACAGACCTCTGATAATATGCATCTTCACATATTTTATATAGGAAGGTAAAAGACAAGACAGAAAAGAAATGGCATACACAGTAGCCAAATTTGAGTACAAAAACAGTTACAGGTGCTTGCAGTACGGTACCGTTcatgtttgaagtcttttttaaGCTCCGAATAGGGTCTTTACTACCTTTTTAACAAACATTAGCAGGAATTTCATCAAGGGCATCACTTGCTGTACATAATTCCTCCCAACTCAATTGCCAGAACAGTAAGAGAGTGTCTAAGAGCTGTACCTGTGTACAGTGAGGAAAGAAACCCTTTAAATTACATGATTCTTTCAGATTTTAACTTCAAATGTAATTGGTGTAATTTGACAGTTTAGCACTACGGCTTTTCAAAATTGTAGAAATGAGAACTAATAAACTTTTGTAGAATTACTTGACCTCTGTCTCCCTGAGCTACCTGTAAGTATTAGTGTATTTAAATATATGTTGTGCGTTTCTTAAACTCATCTGAGATTGCTAACTGGGAAATTTGATGGTTAAAATTGTTTAAATGGGTGAACTGACCTTGGATGCAAATGCATATTGCAATCAAGTGTGACGTGCATTCTACCACTCATTACCAGTCTTTCGCTTTTTCACATGCCATTTCCTTCCCAACAGCGCAACACCCACACTAAACTTGAAAAATGTTTTTCTGGTTCACTGCATTGCATAACTCAAACTGAATTCTGTGTAAAATCATCAAACCATTTAGCAAGGCAATGATATCCTGACACAAAAGGTATTTTCTTTCAAATTCAAACCAGACAAATAAACATGCTGCCAAATGGTGCTTTTAGTGGAGAAAATTGCTATATAAATCTTCCATCACCTTCGATTATGAGCCAcgctgatttttaaaaaaactggaCCATAATCTAGACCTGGGTAAAAAATATCTCGAAACTGGAGACTGCCCTACCTACAATGGTCAGattcaaaatacaagacttttgtgtAGACTTCAAAGTAGTGCTGCAGCAATTAGTCAACATAATCGATGACATCTACGCTGAAAATGTGTCCACATCTATATTTAAAAACGCATTTTTAAtgataattattttaatgaaatttctAAAACGCTTTAATTCATTAtaacaaatgttttcctttaatatcactACATAATTATGGGAGTAGTTAAAATAATCGCAAAAGAAAAGGTGGTTTTACACCGTGGAAAGTGTAATTAAATAGATATTAAAGGAAAATATCTGTTATAATGAATTGAAACATTTAATGTGGACGTATTTTCAGCATGGTTTGATGACATACTACAGGGGTACTAGTGCCATGCACAagcaccccccaaaaaaaacatacaCGGGCTCTTCTGGATAATGGACGGCCTGAATAAACAAAACCACCGTAAGTTGtctattaatgtttattaaattgccATTAGTACGGACAGCTTTTTAatgtcttttgtccttgtaattGCTATACTCATTATTAAAACCACAAAGTTGTCCGTCTGCTACCTGAGAATTTCCCTTGAATAAGTGTTTGATAAAATGTTTAGATTAAAATCTTGGCCTATCCTACATTGATTGGCGGTACCAGCATGTGTTCCAGCGCATTGTGCTTCTTGGGACCAGTGTAGTTAGGGTCACACTATTAATCTCATTAATGTTTTTGGCAATCTCGTATTGAATTGTGGGACGAAAATAATGTCAGTTTAGTGCCGAATAGCCTGCGTCCATTACCTGAAGCATTGCAATAAACTAGGGTTTGTTGTCAAAATTACCTTAAACAGCGAATTTGATTTTCTGGAGTAAAATTAATCGTCTAGATTAATTGACCAAATCGGTAAAATACTTGATAGATCAATCCATAGAAAAATAGTCATTATTGGCAGCCCTACTTCAACAGACTTTAAGTTTTCTGTTATGTATGATTGAAACTGTGACAAAGCATCTTTTGAACAGGAACACACTGAACACAATTAACGCAACTGACAAACTTCAACTAAATTTGTAGAAGCAACCCCACAAGTAACTGATAAGTACcaaaaaaacccaaaacaacTCGCAAACGGCGAGTTTTGATGCAAACGGCCTATGGGGAGGTGGCAATTCTCAGAAATGTTTTATAGAAGATGCTTTTCCATTCTGTTTGAAGACAGGTATTTAAAAGGCTGGTTGAAACTTTTTCAAATATTACACAGTATAGAGTCTGAAACAGCATTTATACTGAGACAAGCATGACAAGTTTCCTCAAAAGcccattttattaaatattttgttttaatcaCAAAAACATTAGATATACATCATACTGAGTTGCACATTTGTCAAAAATACATTGTAGTTTTAATGCAATACCAATGcacaaatatgaagttcatattGCAGTGCAGGGATTAGCAAACCAGAATGGTTAGAATGATACCGAGAATTAACATACACTTAAAAATGGTACATACACAAATCAATTCACACCACCCAGTCACTCAACACAAGACCACTTACGTGAtctaatacacacacaaatgatTACAAGATTTCTGCATCTTGAAATGGTATAGTGTATGGTAGCAGTATTGCTCAAGTACAAATAAAGTTCTTGGTATAAATATTCAGATTCTACCCGATGTCAGTTATAAATCTACTGCCATACTATCTTCTTGGTCCCTGTCTTACAGGCATGTTAAGACTCAGCTTGTTAATGAGGACATTTTGCATACACTGACTACGACGTTCAGCTCACAGTATTCTTTACTATTTGGTCTTTACGTCTAAGAATTTAACAGGTAGATTTAGGTGCACAAAATGAATACTTTTATGATTTCACCCTGAAGGGCAGAGTTGTATGTTCTGCATCAGAAGTGATAACGATTACGAAAGTGATAACCCACAAGAAAATGACAGCCCATAGTCATTTTAGTGAGGTTGGTGATGCCACAGTTACGCCTTCCTTCCCTCactgagggaaaaaaatacttaAGGCATTGCTGAAATCAGGGAAGACAAAATTCTTCTTCTCTGGCTCATAGTTCATGCTGTCAAGTGCATTGATGTAAACCGCCTATCAAATAAGCTGGTTTAATGTGCCCATGAGTCCAGCAACCCAATATGCTCTGAACGGCTTGCAACAACCACAAATCTAGATGTTTCACTTTTGTCAAGTAATGATATTCGCAGATAATATCTGTCACAGTTGTCTTCAGCTCCTTCAGCTGGATAACGGTTTGTGTCCAGGTGAGAATTGAGAAACATTGCCTATGCAGAGTACAGGCTGAAGGGTGTGCAGTCCAGGATGAACTCACCCACACCCACAAAGTACATCACCTGGACAATACCAAAGAGTGGGGCGATGACCAAAGCCCTGCAACCAGCACCCTTCAGGAAGGCAGAAGGACCTTCCTTTCGCAGGATCTTACTGCAGAAACAGCAGACACCAAAAAATGAGTTACAGAACTAGAACAAGAAGCCCAAATAGCGTCTAACAGCTTTACAAACATTCAAATAGATTGTTAGTCTTAACATGAGGCATTTGAAGTAGAAGCAAACAAATCCCATCTGATGAATTACCTTATACAGTCCGTCACCCCACGGTAGCTTTCCTCATTAGCACCTTTGTTCAGGGATTGTAGCCTTGTCTTGACCACTGCAAAAAATAAGCGTTTATTCAGACACCCAGAGGAATCACCCAATTGCACAGGTACCTGATTTAAGAATCCAAACCCCAGACTTACCATCACAGGGATTAACAGCCACAGCAGCTGTAGAACCGGCTAAACACCCGGAGACAAATGACCAGTAGAAAGGAGAATTCTCTGAAGGGGAGGACTGGCCAAGTCGGTTGAAGTGGGCAAACAAGGGGAAATAGACCACAGAAAACGGAACATCCCTGTTGAAATGGAGGCCAGAGCAGAATCAGTCTCAGGAAGCACCAACAGAATACCATACCATACAATTCATTTCAGCGACAGGAGCTCCTCACCTCATAAGTGTAGCACCCAGTCCCCTGTACAGGCCCCTCAGGCCCTGTGTGTGCAGTAACTCCTGAGCAATCCTTGTGGCAGACACTGTTTGTACAGGCAAGGTCCGGCTAGCCGTATAAGGGCGACTGAACATTGCACTAGTGCCAGACAGCTTTGACTGCACCCCAGCTGGTGCCCTCTGCTGAGCGGCTGTGAAGGAACAATTTATTTTTTACGATGATATTACATCAAAGGTACGCTACGATGATCAATAGCCAATGGAGCATTCTATATCCTCACCTAGCCTCCCAGCATCCTGGAGCTGAATCTTGAGCATTTCCATAGGTGTGGTGATAATGACTTGGCACATGCCAGCACCACACCCTGCCAGCATTTCTTTGAATACTGTCAAGCCCTTCCTGGAGAGAAAAACAATAATTAAACACAAAGACTGATAATTTATCCAATCTCAAATGTGTCAATCCTGCTCGCTTCTCACCCATGTTTGCTAAGGTGGTGACGGAAAAAGTCATTGGCTGCGAGTTTGATTGCCTTCTCAGGGGTTACCAAGGTCAGGTTGACAGCAGCacctaaaaaacaaaaaataatgatTAGAATCCGAATTAAAAACTTTTGCTAAGTACAAGTTACAAGAACATGGACAAAACACTTATTCCCCGCCACAATCAAAACCAGGTTTACTAAGTTCCATACCAAATCCATTTGTACCACTGACTGTACAAGGAGGCAAAAGTAGCATAAGGGCACAAAAAACTCACATCAAAGACTATAATGGCATGATCATGGAGGGGGATTTGATACAGTTGCACCAAACAGAAGGGTACTTGTACGGAAAAGGATGAAAGATAGCCGAGTAAAAGGCAATGTAATCAGTAATGACAGAGAATGGAAAGAGGTGTTCAGCAACAAGAACAGAGAGAAAATGAGACAGAAAATGGCAGCTAACAAGCATGGGAAGAAGTACGTGACACATTTAAACTAGAGTACACTGAACCAAAGAACTCAGTCATACATTCTCACAGAGCAGAAGTGTTAGTGGACAGCGGAAAGACAGGCAAGAAATCAGTCAGTCTTTGGTTACAGAGATCAGAGAGCACAACCGTACATGACATGGTGCCTAGTTTTAATAGAACGATGTGGTAAGAACCATGTAACGTTTGCCTCCAGCGTGGCTGCGCCTTATCGGCTAGCCTTCAAAATCCCCGGGGCCCATGTCTGTAACATGAAAAACACAGATGCAAACAAACAGCATTCCTCACAAAAGCCCAGGCCAACGGCCTGCAGCTTTTAGCCCAATAGCTAACACTTCAGGTCTATTTAGGTATCTGTACTGCAATTTACAGTCTAGGTAGAAATTATAATGCATCAAACAATGGGCACATGGACTTTGCACCAATCCCATATTGAAGTTTTTAGATgctgtttaaaaatattttaatccaatttcaacaaaaaaaaaaaatc is a window from the Brienomyrus brachyistius isolate T26 chromosome 8, BBRACH_0.4, whole genome shotgun sequence genome containing:
- the slc25a55a gene encoding solute carrier family 25 member 55a, with amino-acid sequence MSQQQISLPAKLINGGIAGIVGVTCVFPIDLAKTRLQNQRSGQQIYKNMMDCLVKTVRSEGYFGMYRGAAVNLTLVTPEKAIKLAANDFFRHHLSKHGKGLTVFKEMLAGCGAGMCQVIITTPMEMLKIQLQDAGRLAAQQRAPAGVQSKLSGTSAMFSRPYTASRTLPVQTVSATRIAQELLHTQGLRGLYRGLGATLMRDVPFSVVYFPLFAHFNRLGQSSPSENSPFYWSFVSGCLAGSTAAVAVNPCDVVKTRLQSLNKGANEESYRGVTDCISKILRKEGPSAFLKGAGCRALVIAPLFGIVQVMYFVGVGEFILDCTPFSLYSA